Proteins from one Shewanella pealeana ATCC 700345 genomic window:
- a CDS encoding DUF2750 domain-containing protein has translation MSNKSKSLKQLTEMTPEARYDYLVEQVKEHQTLWSLQDLDGCVMLTTEEEDCIPMWPTEEAAASWAVDDWADCQTLSIPVDEWLERWVPGMQDDDLFVAVFPVQEDLGVVIPPYELEERLAPKKRH, from the coding sequence ATGAGCAACAAAAGCAAAAGCCTTAAGCAACTTACTGAAATGACCCCAGAAGCTCGCTACGACTACCTTGTAGAACAAGTGAAAGAGCACCAAACACTTTGGTCATTACAAGATTTAGATGGTTGTGTAATGCTAACAACTGAAGAGGAAGATTGCATTCCTATGTGGCCAACTGAAGAAGCAGCTGCGTCTTGGGCTGTTGATGATTGGGCTGATTGCCAAACTTTATCTATTCCTGTTGATGAATGGCTAGAGCGTTGGGTGCCTGGTATGCAAGATGACGACTTATTTGTTGCTGTTTTCCCTGTGCAAGAAGATCTAGGAGTGGTTATTCCTCCTTATGAGCTTGAAGAGCGCCTAGCTCCTAAAAAGCGTCACTAA
- the aqpZ gene encoding aquaporin Z, protein MNMNQKMTAEFIGTLWLVLGGCGSAVLAAAFPELGIGFLGVAFAFGLTVLTMAFAIGHISGCHLNPAVSIGLWAGGRFPASELLPYIIAQVAGGIAGASILYLIASGQDGFSLSAGFASNGYGEHSPGSYSLTAALICEIVMTLFFLLIILGATDSRTPKGFAPIAIGLGLTLIHLISIPVTNTSVNPARSTGPALFVGDWAISQLWLFWLAPIIGAILAGLIYRVFDTKGESSI, encoded by the coding sequence ATGAATATGAACCAAAAAATGACCGCCGAGTTTATCGGTACACTTTGGCTTGTCTTAGGTGGTTGTGGTAGCGCCGTCTTAGCCGCGGCTTTTCCAGAGCTTGGCATAGGCTTTCTCGGGGTGGCATTTGCGTTCGGTTTGACCGTCCTCACCATGGCATTTGCCATAGGACATATCTCCGGATGCCATTTAAACCCCGCGGTTTCAATTGGTCTATGGGCGGGCGGACGTTTTCCTGCCTCTGAATTACTGCCCTATATTATCGCTCAGGTAGCAGGCGGTATCGCTGGCGCCAGCATTTTATATCTTATCGCCTCGGGGCAAGATGGTTTTAGCCTCTCGGCAGGCTTTGCCTCAAACGGCTATGGAGAACACTCCCCCGGAAGTTATAGCTTAACGGCGGCACTGATTTGTGAAATCGTGATGACTCTGTTCTTCTTGCTTATCATTCTTGGCGCTACCGATTCACGCACTCCGAAAGGCTTTGCCCCTATCGCCATTGGTTTAGGGCTTACATTAATCCACCTAATCAGCATTCCTGTAACCAATACTTCGGTCAATCCGGCTCGCAGCACGGGGCCAGCACTGTTTGTCGGCGACTGGGCTATCTCTCAGCTTTGGCTATTTTGGCTTGCGCCAATTATTGGTGCGATTCTCGCGGGCTTGATTTATAGAGTCTTCGACACTAAAGGTGAATCGTCTATATAG
- a CDS encoding alkaline phosphatase has translation MTHLTSMDRFPAICSSLIIASLCSTALCSTVLLSKEAAADTDDPFAPIIANEYLPKNIIYLIGDGMGPAYTSAYRYYSDNPQTQRVEKTIFDKLLVGMSSTYPDDDTYVTDSAAAATALATSYKSYNGAISVDHHGGSFPTLLEMAKAQGKTTAVVVTSQINHATPASFLAHNESRRNYDQIADSYLTNLINKRPVADLMLGGGSQYFARDDRDLTLEFQEYGYQYVDSLSDLNSIEKLPALGLFAPKGLPSTLESQDPLHLTTMTRKALALLSEQDAPFVMMVEASQIDWCGHSNDIVCAMNEMHDFANTLSLVKHYVDTHPDTLLIATADHSTGGLTLGREGTYQWQGQLLHQVHSLPSSIAKQIVETPEVLNDLPSFTHFIRPHISIDIEPKKLDFLRSRLNSRLSRHEPTREMADILKQAIDRFTYTGWTTGGHDAIDVPVYAYGKGAVYFRGHKDNTEIAATLIQMVQDDRYKVQ, from the coding sequence ATGACTCACTTAACCTCGATGGATCGCTTCCCTGCAATCTGCTCAAGTCTAATTATCGCAAGCCTATGCAGCACAGCCTTATGTAGCACAGTTCTGTTAAGTAAAGAGGCTGCAGCAGACACAGACGATCCCTTTGCGCCAATTATTGCCAACGAATACCTACCGAAAAATATCATCTACCTGATTGGTGACGGTATGGGGCCAGCTTATACCAGCGCCTACCGCTACTACAGCGATAACCCGCAAACTCAAAGAGTCGAGAAGACCATTTTCGACAAATTGTTAGTCGGCATGTCGAGCACCTACCCTGATGACGATACTTATGTCACCGACTCTGCGGCGGCGGCTACCGCGCTCGCGACCAGCTATAAGAGCTATAACGGCGCCATATCAGTAGACCATCACGGCGGGTCTTTCCCCACACTGCTGGAGATGGCGAAAGCGCAAGGAAAAACGACAGCGGTGGTGGTAACGTCACAGATTAACCACGCGACCCCTGCCAGCTTTTTAGCCCATAACGAAAGCCGCCGAAACTACGACCAGATTGCCGATAGCTATTTAACTAACCTTATCAACAAGCGTCCCGTTGCCGATTTGATGCTGGGCGGCGGTAGCCAATACTTCGCACGTGATGACCGAGATCTGACCTTAGAATTTCAAGAGTATGGCTACCAGTACGTCGATAGCCTAAGCGATTTAAACAGCATCGAAAAACTGCCAGCCCTAGGCCTATTCGCCCCTAAAGGCTTACCTAGCACATTGGAGAGCCAAGACCCTCTTCACCTCACCACTATGACCCGAAAAGCCTTGGCTTTATTATCAGAGCAAGACGCCCCCTTTGTGATGATGGTAGAGGCCAGTCAAATTGACTGGTGTGGACACAGCAATGATATTGTGTGCGCCATGAATGAAATGCACGACTTTGCTAATACTTTGAGCCTAGTAAAGCACTATGTCGATACCCACCCAGACACCTTACTCATTGCAACGGCTGATCACTCAACGGGTGGCTTAACCTTAGGACGAGAAGGCACTTACCAATGGCAAGGCCAGTTACTGCATCAAGTTCACTCGCTGCCGAGTTCCATCGCAAAACAAATTGTTGAGACACCAGAGGTCCTCAATGATTTACCTAGCTTCACTCACTTTATTCGCCCCCATATCAGCATAGATATTGAGCCCAAGAAGCTCGACTTCCTACGCAGCCGGCTTAATAGTCGCCTGTCTCGACACGAACCCACAAGAGAGATGGCAGACATTCTTAAGCAAGCAATTGATAGGTTCACCTATACTGGATGGACTACTGGAGGTCATGATGCTATCGATGTTCCGGTTTACGCCTATGGTAAAGGTGCAGTGTACTTTCGAGGTCATAAAGACAATACCGAAATAGCCGCCACCTTGATTCAGATGGTGCAAGACGATCGCTACAAGGTACAGTAA